A part of Macaca mulatta isolate MMU2019108-1 chromosome 12, T2T-MMU8v2.0, whole genome shotgun sequence genomic DNA contains:
- the MARS2 gene encoding methionine--tRNA ligase, mitochondrial, producing the protein MLGKSVLRLLGRTGASRLSLLEDFGPRYYSSGSLSARDDARDARAYFTTPIFYVNAAPHIGHLYSALLADALSRHRRLRGPSTAATRFSTGTDEHGLKIQQAAATAGLAPTELCDRVSKHFQQLFQEAGISCTDFIRTTEARHRVAVQHFWGVLKSRGLLYKGVYEGWYCASDECFLPEAKVTRQLGPLGDSFPVSLESGHPVSWTKEENYIFRLSQFREPLQRWLRGNPQAITPEPFHHVVLQWLDEELPDLSVSRRSSHLHWGIPVPGDDSQTIYVWLDALVNYLTVIGYPNAEFKSWWPATSHIIGKDILKFHAIYWPAFLLGAGMSPPQRIYVHSHWTVCGQKMSKSLGNVVDPRTCLNRYTVDGFRYFLLRQGVPNWDCDYYDEKVVKLLNSELADALGGLLNRCTAKRINPSETYPAFCTTCFPSEPGLVGPSVRAQAEDYALVSSVATLPKQVADHYDNFQIYKALEAVSSCVRQTNGFVQRHAPWKLNWESPVDAPWLGTVLHVALECLRVFGTLLQPVTPSLADKLLSRLGVSASERNLGELYFLPRFYGHPCPFEGRRLGPETGLLFPRLDPSRTWLVKAHRT; encoded by the coding sequence ATGCTGGGAAAGTCTGTCCTCCGGCTGCTAGGACGCACGGGGGCTAGTAGGCTCTCTCTCCTGGAGGACTTCGGCCCACGCTACTACAGTTCGGGCTCCCTCAGTGCCCGCGATGATGCTCGTGATGCGCGCGCCTACTTCACTACACCCATTTTCTACGTCAACGCGGCGCCGCACATCGGGCACCTGTACTCGGCACTACTGGCGGACGCCCTAAGCCGCCACCGTCGCCTCCGAGGTCCCAGCACGGCCGCCACGCGATTCTCTACTGGTACCGACGAGCACGGGCTCAAGATTCAGCAGGCAGCAGCTACTGCGGGCCTGGCCCCGACCGAGCTATGCGACCGAGTCTCCAAGCATTTCCAGCAGCTTTTCCAGGAAGCCGGTATCTCCTGCACTGATTTCATCCGCACCACGGAGGCCCGGCACCGGGTGGCTGTGCAGCACTTCTGGGGGGTGCTTAAGTCCCGCGGTCTGCTCTACAAGGGCGTCTATGAAGGTTGGTATTGCGCCTCCGACGAGTGCTTCCTGCCTGAGGCCAAGGTCACCCGGCAGCTGGGCCCATTGGGGGATTCATTTCCTGTATCTCTTGAGAGCGGGCATCCAGTCTCCTGGACCAAGGAAGAAAACTACATTTTCAGGCTTTCCCAGTTCCGGGAGCCACTCCAGCGGTGGCTGCGGGGCAACCCTCAGGCGATAACCCCTGAACCATTTCATCACGTAGTTCTTCAGTGGCTGGACGAGGAGCTGCCCGACCTGTCCGTGTCTCGCAGAAGTAGCCACTTGCACTGGGGCATTCCGGTGCCCGGGGATGATTCGCAGACCATCTATGTATGGCTGGATGCCCTGGTCAACTACCTCACTGTAATTGGCTACCCAAATGCTGAGTTCAAATCTTGGTGGCCGGCCACCTCTCATATCATAGGTAAGGACATTCTCAAATTCCATGCCATCTATTGGCCTGCCTTCCTCTTAGGGGCCGGCATGAGCCCGCCACAGCGCATCTATGTCCATTCCCACTGGACAGTCTGTGGCCAAAAGATGTCCAAGAGCTTGGGCAACGTGGTGGATCCTAGGACTTGCCTTAACCGCTATACTGTGGATGGCTTCCGCTACTTTCTCCTGCGGCAGGGCGTCCCCAACTGGGACTGTGACTACTATGATGAAAAGGTGGTTAAGTTGCTGAACTCCGAGTTGGCAGATGCCTTGGGAGGTCTCTTGAACCGATGCACTGCCAAAAGAATAAATCCTTCTGAGACCTACCCAGCCTTCTGCACTACCTGCTTCCCCAGTGAGCCAGGGTTGGTGGGGCCATCAGTTCGTGCTCAGGCAGAGGATTATGCTCTGGTGAGCTCAGTGGCCACTTTGCCAAAGCAGGTAGCAGACCACTATGATAACTTTCAGATATATAAGGCTCTAGAGGCTGTGTCCAGCTGTGTCCGGCAAACTAATGGTTTTGTCCAAAGGCATGCACCATGGAAGCTGAACTGGGAGAGCCCAGTGGATGCTCCCTGGCTGGGTACTGTGCTTCATGTGGCCTTGGAATGTTTGCGAGTCTTTGGGACTTTGCTGCAGCCTGTCACCCCAAGCCTAGCTGACaagctgctgtccaggctggggGTTTCTGCCTCAGAGAGGAATCTTGGAGAGCTCTATTTCTTGCCTCGATTCTATGGACATCCATGCCCTTTTGAAGGGAGGAGGCTGGGACCTGAAACTGGGCTTTTGTTTCCAAGACTAGACCCGTCCAGGACTTGGCTGGTGAAAGCCCACCGGACCTAG